From Budorcas taxicolor isolate Tak-1 chromosome 19, Takin1.1, whole genome shotgun sequence, the proteins below share one genomic window:
- the LOC128064842 gene encoding SCAN domain-containing protein 1-like: protein METEGYPEMQRDGEVQNDEIRSPSNERMAEEPEGILIAPPQVQVPPESLDEDSEDDLETVPRRSPLNPAASRQRFREFRYEDAAGPRDVLRHLQELAGQWLRPDIHTKEQIVEMLVQEQFQAVLPEELRAWALRCQPGVRITG, encoded by the coding sequence ATGGAGACTGAAGGGTATCCAGAGatgcaaagagatggagaagtCCAGAATGATGAAATAAGGTCACCATCAAATGAGAGGATGGCTGAGGAGCCAGAAGGCATCCTGATAGCGCCGCCCCAGGTCCAGGTTCCACCAGAGAGCCTGGATGAAGACTCTGAAGATGACCTGGAGACCGTGCCCCGAAGGAGTCCTCTCAACCCTGCAGCCTCCAGGCAGAGGTTCCGGGAGTTCCGCTATGAAGATGCAGCTGGGCCCAGGGATGTCCTGAGACATCTCCAAGAGCTTGCTGGACAGTGGCTGCGACCTGATATTCACACGAAGGAGCAGATTGTGGAAATGCTGGTGCAGGAGCAATTCCAGGCCGTCCTCCCTGAGGAGCTCAGAGCTTGGGCACTGAGGTGTCAGCCTGGGGTCAGAATCACTGGCTAA